Sequence from the Streptomyces peucetius genome:
CAGGGCGACATTGCCGGTCAGGACCATGAGGTCGGCCCACGACAGCGCCTGACCGTACTTCTTCTTGATCGGCCACAGCAGGCGCCGGGCCTTGTCGAGGTTCCCGTTGTCCGGCCAGCTGTTGAGGGGGGCGAAGCGCTGCTGACCGGCCCCCGCGCCGCCCCGGCCGTCGCTGATCCGGTAGGTGCCCGCGCTGTGCCAGGCCATCCGGATCATGAAGGGGCCGTAGTGGCCGAAGTCGGCGGGCCACCAGTCCTGGGAGGTCGTCAGTATCTCCGCGATGTCCCGCTTCACGGCCGGGAGGTCGAGGGACTCGAACGCCGCGGCGTAGTCGAACTCCTCGCCGAGGGGGTTGGCCACGGCGGGGTTCTTGGCGAGGATCTTCAGGTTGAGCCGCTCCGACCACCACTGGCGGTTTCCACCGCCCTGGGTCGGGTGCGGGGCGCGCCCGTGCGCGACCGGGCAGCCGCCGCCTCCGCCCTCCGTCTTCGGGTCTGTGACGATTGCATCCGGGTTCTCGGACATGGGAATCCTTTCGGGCGGGGCGGGATCGTGGTGCTCAGGAATCGCCGGCGGTGGGACGGCCGGGGCCGCGCGCGGCAGCGGCAGTCGGAGGCCGGCACGTCGACCCGAGGGGCCGTCAGGCACAGTCCGGTACCGGGCGGCTGCTCGGCGGTGGTCCTGTCATGGCTCAGTCTCCTGCCGTACTGGAGGCTCCGGCTCCCTTGGCTATTGCCGGAACCGATCCTACGATGGACACAGTCCAGGTCAAGAAGTTCGCGGGTTTCGTATCCCATCGGGATCCGGACACCTGCCGGTAAACTTCGGGTATTCCGCCAAGCCTGAATAGGTGAACCGATATGAGTGACCTGCTGGAGCGACTGCGAGGACGCGGTTGGCGGGTGACCTCGCAGCGGCGCGTCGTTGCCGAGGTCCTCGACGGCGACCACGTGCACCTCACCGCCGACGAGGTGCACGCCCGCGCGGCACAGCGACTGCCCGAGATCTCCCGGGCGACCGTCTACAACACGCTGGGCGAACTGGTCCTGCTGGGCGAGGTCCTGGAGGTCTCCACCGACGGCCGCGCCAAGCGCTACGATCCCAACGCGCACCGCCCGCACCAGCACCTGGTCTGCTCCCGCTGCGGCACCATCCGCGACGTCCACCCGGCCGGCGATCCGCTGGCCGATCTCCCGGCGGAGGAGCGGTTCGGCTTCACGGTCTCCGAGGCCGAGGTCACCTACCGCGGCCTGTGCCCTTCCTGCCTCTGACCGCGTGCTTCCGCGAAGGCGGAGAGGCCGGCCGCGTCCGGGCGACGGCTTCGCGGGAAATGCCTGCGCGCGCCACCATGTGGGGTGGTGGCGCGCGCAGTTGCCGTGGGACAGTCCCGCGGCGGCGTCAGCCCCGGAGGGGGCCTTCACAGGTGTAGTCCGACGTGCCCGCGCGTCCGCCGGGCCAGATGTCCACGTCGTCGAACGAGCAGTTCATGTCGGCCAGGTTGTTGACGCCGCCCGCCGTGCGGTCGAGGAGGAAGAAGTCGACCGTCTCGGACATGTCCGTGAAGACGAGGTCGGCGTCGCCGGCGTCGGTCAGGTTCGCGGTGATGCGTCCGGTGCAGACGAACCGGGGCCGCTCGGCCGTGCCGGTGCCGCTGCAGGCGGGGGTGCTGCCGGTCGTCGCGGCGAAGGAGGCGCGGACCTCGTCGGCCGATTCGCCGGCCAGCCGGTCCAGCGGGACGTAGGTGGTGTCCGGTACGAACAGGTCGTCGACGTGGGCGATCTGCGTGTCGAGGAAGGTGTCGTACGCGCTCTGCAGCCCCGGGTCCTTGCCGAGCCGGTCGCGCCAGGCGTCGAAGGCTGCCGGGTCGTCGTCGCGCACGGTGCGGTACATCTCCCGCAGCAGGGACGGGCGCTGTGTCCAGAGGTACTCGAAGAATGTGCCCGCGTAGTCGTAGAAGCGGAAGCCGTCGCCGTCGTACGTGGCGTGCAGCAGCTGGTCCACGGTCATCCGCGGTCCACCGTCCGCCGTGTCGTCGATGACGCCCTGGACGAGCGACTTGCGGACCTTGACGCCGTCACTGCGGCTGGCGCCGGCGAAGAACTCCGCGGTGCCCTCGTCCATCGCCGTGGTCCGGTCGCCCTCGTACCAGGGCCCCTCGCCGAAGAAGCCGGGCACCGCCCACCGGCCGTTGAGGTAGTGCCCGTACTCGTGGCGGAACAGCTCCTCCAGGGTGAGCGAGGAGTCCTGCGGTACCCGGCGCTGGTACGTGTAGAAGGTGGCGCCCCTCTCGATGTAGATGCCGCCGTTGTCGGTGCCCATGCCGGTCAGCAGCGGGTGGAAGATCTCGTACTCCTTGCGGGACGAGTACAGGACGATGTTCAGGGCGGAGTTGGGGTCGCCCGCCAGCGGCTCCTCACTGCCGACCACGCGGTGGAACTGCGCCTTGACCTGCTTGCTCGCGTAGTACAGCTGGTCGACGGTGTCCCGGTCGAGTCCGGTGCGGACCCGGATGCGGTCGACGCCTTCGGCGCCGTAGACGTAGGTGTGGGGGAAGAGGCGCTTCTCGATGTCGGACGCGCACACGCGGTACGGGGCGCAGGCTTCGTACACCCCCAGCCAGGTGGCGACCTTCGCCCACGGGGCGCTCATGTCACCGAAGACGCGTGCCGTGACGCCCAGCAGGGTGCCGAGCCCGGAGACGGTCCCGGTGCGCAGTCCGTCGATCTGGCCGAAGCGGCCGTACTCGCTCAGCGCGTCGCGCACGACCCAGGCGTTGGGCCCGTCCTTGAGGTGCGCGTGGCGGGCGAAGGCCTGGAAGGCGGCCCGGTAGGAGGGGGCCGCCTTCGCCGCGGCGTGGAAGGCGGTGTCCTGGTTGCCGGGGTAGACGCCGAGGTAGTTCAGGCTGAGCGCGGCGAGGGCGGCCCCGGCCCATGAGGTGTCCTGGGCGGTGTCGGGGTGCCGTGCGTCCATGGTGGCCAGCACCCGCTTGACCAGCGGCAGTTGGTACTGACGCAGGCCCGGGGCCGAGGCCGCGTAGAGCGCTTCGCGCAGGGTCTCGGCGTTGCTGCGGGTGGCGTCGAAGGTGCGGGCCGCCGTGCCGAAGGCGGCGACGGCGCGGCGCATGGTGTTCAAGGTCGGCGTGTCGGTGATGTCGATCTCGTCGCGCGAGAAGTCGTGGTACGCGACGGCGTGGAGATACGTGAACATCTCCAGCAGGCGGCTGCCGTTCCTGCCGTCGTGGGAGGCGGCGAGGCCCGTGATGCGGCGGGAGACGGTCCGGACGTGCGCGTCCGACATGACGGGGGCGAGGCGCCGGTCCCAGGTCCACAGGACCGACCGCAGACAGCCGTCGGCGGTGACGGCGGGGTCGGCGAGGAAGTCCGCGAACTGCTCCGGGCGAAGGCCCGTGACACCGTCGAGCGTGCAGGGCACGTTCGACGCGCCGGCCTCGGCCTCGCCCTTCCGGTCGGTTGTATGCGGCCCGGGAACGCGGCCGCCGGTGAGGCCGCCGGGGGCGGGGAGCGGACGGGCAGTCAGCTCCGGCGCCTCGGCCAGCCGGTCGACCCTGTCGGTGGAGTCCGGCGCGGTGGCCGGTGCGTGGACCGGCAGTGTCGCCGGGGGCGCGGTGGGAGGCGGAGGAGAGGCCTCGGCGGCGGGGGCGGGCCCGACGGTCGTCACGCACAGCGTGAGCGCCGTCGCGGCGGTGAGCAGCGCGGTGCGCAGGGCTCTGCGCCCGCAGGGGCGTAAAGGCCGGCGCGTGTTTTCGGACTGGAACACATCGGCTCCTGTGTGGGAGGTGGCGAGAGGTGCGCTGTGCGGCGGCAGGCGCCTCGGGCGTCAACCGCCTTGGCGCGGGCGCCGGTTGAGAGGTCGGCGCCATGTGATGCGTAACGTAGTAATGTGAAATGGCACTGTAAAGACCCGTGCACCGTGCTTCGTGGTCGGGGCCGCCCTTCAGACGGCCTCGGGGAAGTGGCAGGCCACTTGACGGGGCTCGCCCGCCGCCGGCCGCCCGAGCTCCGGCGCCTCGGTCCGGCAGATGGGCTGCGCCTTGGGGCATCGGGGGTGGAAGGTGCAACCGGGCGGCGGTGACGCCGGGCTCGGCGGATCGCCGAGCAGGGTGATCCGCTCGCGCGTCCGCTCAGCGACCGGGTCGGGCAGCGGCACGGCGGACAGCAGGGCCCGCGTATAGGGGTGGGCGGGGGCGGCGTACACCCGTTCCTTGGGGCCGATCTCGACGATGCGGCCCAGGTACATCACGGCGACGCGGTCGCACACCCGCCGGACCACCGAGAGATCATGGGCGATGAAGAGGTAGGCGAGGGAGAACTCGCGCTGCAGACGGCTCATCAGGTTGACGATCTGGGCCTGTACGGAGACGTCGAGCGCCGAGACCGGTTCGTCCGCGACGATCAGACGTGGACTCGTGGCCAGTGCGCGGGCAATGCCGATGCGCTGGGCCTGTCCGCCGGAGAACTCGTGCGGATACCGGTCGATGTGCTCGGGAATCAGCCCGACGAGCTCCATCAGTTCGGCGGCCCTGTGACGCGCCTCAGCGGCCCGAGCGCCCTGCACCAGCAGGGGATCGGAAATGATCCGGGCCACCGTCTGGCGCGGATTGAGGGAGGAGTGCGGGTCCTGGAACACTATCTGGATCTCCCGCCGCAGCGGTCTCAGCTCGCGCTGGGAGAGACGGCTGATGTCGCGGCCGCCGTACGTGACCGAGCCGCCGGTCGGCTCCAGGAGCCGCACGATCATCCGGCCCGTGGTCGACTTTCCGCAGCCGGACTCACCGACCAGCCCGAGCGTCTCGCCTCTCGCCACGTCGAAGCAGACTCCGTCGACGGCCCGCACCAGGCGGGCGGAGCGGCCTCGCCTTCCGTGGAACGTCATGCTCAAGTCCCGTACGGACAACAGCGGTTCCCGAGCGGGGCGTGAAGGGTCCGGACCTGGCGCGTCGTCCTTCGTCACGGTGCGACCTCCCTGGGCGGGGCGTACGGGGCCTCGTCCGGGCCCAGCGGAAGATGGCAGGCGACCGTGCGTCCCGCGACGGCGGACGGGCCGGGCCTGACCCGCTCGCATCGCACCCTCTCCGCGGCTCCGGCCGAGGCGGCCCGCGGGCAGCGCGGCGCGAACGCGCAGCCGGCCGCGGGGGCGAGGAGCGACGGCGGGCTGCCGGGGATCGCCCGCAACGGGGCGTCGTCGGCGTCGTCGAGCCGGGGCAGCGAGTCGAGCAGGCCCCGCGTGTAGGGGTGGGCCGGGGCCGCGAACACGGCCTCCACGGGCGCCTGTTCCGCCGCCCTGCCGCCGTACATGACCAGGACGTCGTGGGCGACGCTCGCCACGACGCCCAGGTCATGGGTGATCAGGACGACGGCGAGGTCGCGCTCCCGCTGGATGCGCGCGATCAGTTCCAGGATCTGGGCCTGGACGGTGACGTCCAGAGCGGTCGTCGGCTCGTCGGCGATCAGCAGGTCCGGCTCGCAGGCCAGTGCCATGGCGATCATGACCCGCTGGCGCATTCCTCCGGAGAACTGGTGCGGGTACTCGCCGGCCCGGCGCCGCGGTTCCGGGATCCCCACCTCGGCGAGCATCTCGACGGCGCGCCGCCGGGCGGCGGCCCGGCGGGAGCCGAAGTGGACCCGGTGGTGCTCGGCCACCTGCTCGCCCACCGTGTAGTAGGGGTGCAGGTGGAGAGCGGGTCCTGGAAGATCATCGCCATTTTCCGGCCGCGCAGCCGGTTCAGCTCGTGTTCGGCGAGGCCGACCAGTTCACGGCGCTCCAGGGTGATGGAGCCGCTGACTTCGGCGCCGGTGTGCAGGCCCATCACCGCCATCGAGGTCACGGACTTGCCGGAGCCCGACTCGCCGACGATGCCGAGGGTCCGTCCGCGTCCGACGCCGAAGGAGAGCGAGTCGACCGCGCGCACGGGCCCGTGGCCGGTCGGAAAGGTGACGGTCAGGTCCCGTACGGACAACAGGGGTTCGACGGTCAGGTCCCGTACGGGCAACAGCGGTTCGACGGTCATCGCAGCCTCACTCGCGGGTCGACGACGGCGTACAGCAGGTCGACGGCCAGGTTGGCGACGACGATGAAGGCGGCCGCCAGCAGCGTCACGCCCAGGATCACCGGCTGGTCGCCGGTGGAAAGGGCGCCGTAGAACAGCCGCCCGACGCCCGGGAGCCCGAAGATGGATTCGGTGATCACCGCGCCGGCGAGCAGGCCGCCCAGATCCATGCCGAACAGGGTGAGGACCGGTGTCATGCCGGCGCGCAGGCCGTGCTTGACGACGACGGTGCGGCGGGGCAGGCCCTTGGCGCGGGCGGTGCGGATGTACGGCTCCGCCATCGTCTCGATCATCGAACTCCGGCTCTGGCGCGCGTACATGGCCGCGTAGAGGACGGCGAGGGCCAGCCAGGGCAGCAGCAGGTTCGACGCCCAGCGCGCCGGGTCGTCGCCGAAGGGCACGTACTGGGGGTAGGGGAGCAGGCCCGTCACCCGGACGACGCCGTAGATCAGCATCATCGAGGTGAAGTAGACCGGCAGTGAGGCGGCGCCGACCGCGCCGACCATCAGGACGCGGTCGGTGAGGGTGTCCTTGCGCAGGGCCGCGATGGTGCCGGCACCGAGGCCGAGTGCCAGCCAGAGGGCCGCCGCGCCGACCGCGAGCGAGGCGGAGACGGGGAGGCGGTCCGTCAGCAGGTCCCAGACGGCCTCGCTGTTCTCGTAGGAGTAGCCCAGGCAGGGGAAGCGGCACTCCAGGGCGTACTGGCCGCTGCCCACCGTGCGGCCGGTGAAGATGCCGCTGACGAAGTCCCAGAACTGCCGCCACAGTGGCTGGTCGAGGCCCATGTGGGTGCGGATCGCGGCCAGCCGCTCGGCGCTGCACGCCTTTCCGCAGGCCGCGGCCGCGGGGTCGGAGGGAAGGACGTAGAAGATGGTGAAGGTGACGGCGGAGACGGCGGTGAGTACGCCGATGACGGCGGCCAGCCGTCGCAGCGTGTAGAGGATCATGCGCGGCCGCTCCTCGGGTCGAGGATGTCCCTCAAGGCGTCGCCGAGCAGGGTGAAAACGAGCACGGTCAGGAACAGGCAGGTGCTCGGGACGATGAAGTACATCGGGTCGGTGTCGTAGAAGGCGACGCTCTCGGCGATCATCTGGCCCCAGGACGGAGTGGGCGGACGGACGCCGACGCCCAGATAGCTGAGGGCGGCCTCGGTGGCGATCATCCCGGGGACGAGCAGGGTGGTGTACGCGATGACGGGCCCGGCAACGCCGGGCAGGATGTCGCGGGTGAGGATGCGCCAGGGTCCGGAGCCGCCGACGCGGGCGGCGTCGACGTACTCCCGGTGCTTGAGTGAGAGCGTCTGTCCGCGCACGACACGGGCGATGCCGGGCCAGCCGAAGAGGCCGATGACTGCGGTCATCAGCACGATCCGGTTGACGTCACGGGCCACGGACATCATCGCGATCATGAAGATGAGGGACGGGAAGGACATGGTCAGGTCCATCAGCCGGGAGAGCACGGCGTCGGTGGTGCCGCCGAAGTAGCCGGCAGCCGTCCCGGCCGCGACACCCGTGACGACGACGACGGCGGTGGCGGCGAAGGCGATGAGCAGCGAGACCCGGGCGCCGTGCACGACCCGGGCGAACAGGTCGCGGCCGGTGACGGGTTCGACGCCGAGCCAGTGCTCGGCCGAGACGCCGCCGAGCGGCCCGATGGGCTGCCCGCCGAGATAGGGGTCCACGGCGCTCTTGTCGAACTCTTCCGGGCCCCAGCCGCCCAGCGAGCTGAGCAGCGGGGCGGCGGCCGCCATGAACACGAAGAGGGCCACCACCGCGAGGGAGAGCTTCACGGAAGTCCGGCGGCGCAGTTCCGCGCGGGCGAGCTGCCAGGGGCCGCTGCCCGGGGGAAGGGTCTGGGAATCGGTGGCTGCCATGAGCGGCCGGGTCCTCAGCGGCCGCTCTGGGACGGGTCCTTGAGGCCGACGGTGGCGTAGTCGATCTGGCCGCCGAACGAGGTGTGGCCGAAGGCGCCGGCGATGTTGGTGCCGAGCAGCAGCGGCATGCGCTCGACGACAGCGGGCGCGGTCGGGGCCTTGGCGAGGATCCGCCCGTCGAGGTCCTGCCAGGCCTTGGCCGCCTTCCGGGCGTCGGTCATGGCGGCGATCTCGTCCATCCGTTTCATGGTCGCCTGGTCGCGGAAGAGCGAGTGGTTGCCGGAGTTGCCCTTCTCCTTGATGTAGCGGCCGTCGAAGACGAAGGGCAGGAAGGTGGAGCCGGACGGGTAGTCCGGACACCAGCCGGTGTAGACGAGGTCGGTGCGGTTCCCGGTGTCGCCGATGGTGTCGTAGAAGGCGGACGGGTCGACGGTCTCGATGGTGACCTTGATCCCGGCCCGGCCGAGCGACTGCTGGATGGCCTCGGCCACGCCCTTGTCGCCGCTGGACACGGTGACACTGGTGGTGAAGCCGTCCGGGCGGCCGGCCTCCTTGAGGAGCTGCTCGGCCTTCGCCACGTCTCCGGTGAGGGGGATCTTCAGGGTGTCGGGCTGCTCGCCCCCGAAGAGGGAGCCCGGCATCAGGGCGGTGGCCGGGTCGTTCAGCGCCGGACCGCCGGATGCGGTGAGGACGGCTTCGCGGTCGAGGGCGTACTGCACGGCCCGGCGGACCAACACGTTGTCGAACGGCGCACGGCCCGTGTGCATCTGGAGCATCTCGGTGCAGTTGGTGGACTCGGCGAGCAGCCGTGCCTTGACGTCGGCCTCGGTGAGCACCTTGGGGATGCTCTCGGGGCGCAGCTTCCCCCAGGGGACGGC
This genomic interval carries:
- a CDS encoding ABC transporter permease — its product is MAATDSQTLPPGSGPWQLARAELRRRTSVKLSLAVVALFVFMAAAAPLLSSLGGWGPEEFDKSAVDPYLGGQPIGPLGGVSAEHWLGVEPVTGRDLFARVVHGARVSLLIAFAATAVVVVTGVAAGTAAGYFGGTTDAVLSRLMDLTMSFPSLIFMIAMMSVARDVNRIVLMTAVIGLFGWPGIARVVRGQTLSLKHREYVDAARVGGSGPWRILTRDILPGVAGPVIAYTTLLVPGMIATEAALSYLGVGVRPPTPSWGQMIAESVAFYDTDPMYFIVPSTCLFLTVLVFTLLGDALRDILDPRSGRA
- a CDS encoding ABC transporter ATP-binding protein yields the protein MTFHGRRGRSARLVRAVDGVCFDVARGETLGLVGESGCGKSTTGRMIVRLLEPTGGSVTYGGRDISRLSQRELRPLRREIQIVFQDPHSSLNPRQTVARIISDPLLVQGARAAEARHRAAELMELVGLIPEHIDRYPHEFSGGQAQRIGIARALATSPRLIVADEPVSALDVSVQAQIVNLMSRLQREFSLAYLFIAHDLSVVRRVCDRVAVMYLGRIVEIGPKERVYAAPAHPYTRALLSAVPLPDPVAERTRERITLLGDPPSPASPPPGCTFHPRCPKAQPICRTEAPELGRPAAGEPRQVACHFPEAV
- a CDS encoding Fur family transcriptional regulator, yielding MSDLLERLRGRGWRVTSQRRVVAEVLDGDHVHLTADEVHARAAQRLPEISRATVYNTLGELVLLGEVLEVSTDGRAKRYDPNAHRPHQHLVCSRCGTIRDVHPAGDPLADLPAEERFGFTVSEAEVTYRGLCPSCL
- a CDS encoding ABC transporter permease, with translation MILYTLRRLAAVIGVLTAVSAVTFTIFYVLPSDPAAAACGKACSAERLAAIRTHMGLDQPLWRQFWDFVSGIFTGRTVGSGQYALECRFPCLGYSYENSEAVWDLLTDRLPVSASLAVGAAALWLALGLGAGTIAALRKDTLTDRVLMVGAVGAASLPVYFTSMMLIYGVVRVTGLLPYPQYVPFGDDPARWASNLLLPWLALAVLYAAMYARQSRSSMIETMAEPYIRTARAKGLPRRTVVVKHGLRAGMTPVLTLFGMDLGGLLAGAVITESIFGLPGVGRLFYGALSTGDQPVILGVTLLAAAFIVVANLAVDLLYAVVDPRVRLR
- a CDS encoding oligopeptide/dipeptide ABC transporter ATP-binding protein; translated protein: MYGGRAAEQAPVEAVFAAPAHPYTRGLLDSLPRLDDADDAPLRAIPGSPPSLLAPAAGCAFAPRCPRAASAGAAERVRCERVRPGPSAVAGRTVACHLPLGPDEAPYAPPREVAP
- a CDS encoding collagenase gives rise to the protein MFQSENTRRPLRPCGRRALRTALLTAATALTLCVTTVGPAPAAEASPPPPTAPPATLPVHAPATAPDSTDRVDRLAEAPELTARPLPAPGGLTGGRVPGPHTTDRKGEAEAGASNVPCTLDGVTGLRPEQFADFLADPAVTADGCLRSVLWTWDRRLAPVMSDAHVRTVSRRITGLAASHDGRNGSRLLEMFTYLHAVAYHDFSRDEIDITDTPTLNTMRRAVAAFGTAARTFDATRSNAETLREALYAASAPGLRQYQLPLVKRVLATMDARHPDTAQDTSWAGAALAALSLNYLGVYPGNQDTAFHAAAKAAPSYRAAFQAFARHAHLKDGPNAWVVRDALSEYGRFGQIDGLRTGTVSGLGTLLGVTARVFGDMSAPWAKVATWLGVYEACAPYRVCASDIEKRLFPHTYVYGAEGVDRIRVRTGLDRDTVDQLYYASKQVKAQFHRVVGSEEPLAGDPNSALNIVLYSSRKEYEIFHPLLTGMGTDNGGIYIERGATFYTYQRRVPQDSSLTLEELFRHEYGHYLNGRWAVPGFFGEGPWYEGDRTTAMDEGTAEFFAGASRSDGVKVRKSLVQGVIDDTADGGPRMTVDQLLHATYDGDGFRFYDYAGTFFEYLWTQRPSLLREMYRTVRDDDPAAFDAWRDRLGKDPGLQSAYDTFLDTQIAHVDDLFVPDTTYVPLDRLAGESADEVRASFAATTGSTPACSGTGTAERPRFVCTGRITANLTDAGDADLVFTDMSETVDFFLLDRTAGGVNNLADMNCSFDDVDIWPGGRAGTSDYTCEGPLRG